The proteins below come from a single Solea solea chromosome 6, fSolSol10.1, whole genome shotgun sequence genomic window:
- the cyldb gene encoding ubiquitin carboxyl-terminal hydrolase CYLD, whose translation MEPKSAAKDKFFIVIRGKSRKGFSRGCIGRVEAEIQPGELMGLLYSAGSNSVSPKSGGVLRREDTYPLTCHQAQLLLYVSTASKRLELLCNPQLFSAICELTQGDLVVVKHKKGHSPGLVKNLMQMGRKENKDDMYMLGFEVEFVDNDHNLTSKKPAPLPLFSAADIIQVVPSYSAPLGLHWRDGQCGSLNRKAVTRINSMPNIGSRAHRVRGNHTEQRAISQHSGSSPPVPLEVGSTVEVVSNSGITVYGVIRWLGVLPGKTEEWAGIELDYDVNGCSDGKSGGKRYFTCKGNRALFVPVTKCSPDSRLVFSSPGSETPKPTEMPPVPPFEDCEDTPPIPESEALSLLVGKMKGIQGHINSCYLDATLFSLFSSSVTLDNICQKPADTEQPITCTLRKIINRLRRHGFVPAESVMNFRKQLGCDTFQTDEKDPEEFITVLFQKVLHMEPLLKLRSKRETSQGAYTFQIFLEKEQMGHIPTVQQLLDTSCMSGDLKFEEVPSCLIVQMPRFGNAYKMFSHIIPTTELDITDLLYNSPRECFVCGHLAQYECVQCLSDRKLQPGRIKQYCTTCNAQVHSHHARQGHSPKAFEVPPNVASDAPVPRHKMQLFAVLCIQTSHYVSFVKYGSDARSWLFFDSMADRCGDNQSGYSIPKIQACPELGDFLTLQEEDLLRTSPSQAPELVRRLLCDSYMFLYHNPAGSLSTTNHQEP comes from the exons ATGGAGCCCAAAAGTGCCGCGAAGGACAAGTTTTTCATCGTCATCCGCGGGAAGTCGAGGAAAGGCTTCAGCCGAGGATGCATCGGCCGCGTGGAGGCAGAGATCCAGCCTGGGGAGCTGATGGGGCTGCTCTACTCTGCCGGCAGCAACTCTGTGAGCCCCAAGAGCGGAGGCGTGTTGCGGAGAGAGGACACCTACCCTTTGACCTGTCACCAGGCCCAGCTACTGCTCTACGTCTCCACTGCAAGCAAACGCCTGGAGCTGCTGTGTAATCCACAGCTGTTCTCAGCCATCTGCGAGCTGACCCAGGGTGACCTGGTAGTGGTGAAGCACAAGAAGGGACATTCGCCTGGTCTGGTGAAAAACCTGATGCAAATGGGGAGGAAAGAGAACAAAGACGACATGTACATGCTGGGCTTTGAGGTGGAGTTTGTG GACAATGATCACAATTTAACATCCAAGAAACCGGCACCTCTGCCCTTGTTCAGTGCTGCAGACATCATCCAGGTGGTCCCGTCTTACTCCGCCCCCCTTGGACTGCACTGGAGAGATGGCCAATGTGGGA GTCTAAACAGAAAAGCGGTGACGCGCATTAACTCCATGCCAAACATTGGATCCCGTGCACATCGAGTGAGAGGGAACCACACGGAGCAGAGAGCCATCTCCCAGCACAGTGGGAGCTCGCCTCCTGTGCCTCTGGAGGTGGGGTCTACGGTGGAGGTGGTGTCCAACTCTGGAATCACCGTGTATGGGGTCATCCGGTGGTTGGGGGTCCTCCCTGGAAAAACAGAGGAATGGGCTGGGATTGAATTG GACTATGATGTAAATGGTTGCTCTGATGGGAAATCTGGAGGAAAGAGATATTTCACCTGCAAAGGGAACAGAGCTTTGTTTGTGCCTGTCACCAAGTGCAGCCCTGACAGCAGGCTCGTCTTCTCCTCACCAGGAAGTGAAACCCCCAAACCAACTGAGATGCCTCCAG TTCCCCCCTTTGAGGACTGTGAGGACACGCCCCCAATCCCTGAGTCTGAGGCCTTGTCTTTGTTAGTGGGAAAGATGAAGGGGATTCAGGGCCACATCAACTCCTGTTACCTTGATGCCACGCTCTTCAG TTTGTTCAGCTCGTCCGTGACCCTGGATAATATCTGCCAGAAGCCTGCTGACACAGAACAACCCATAACATGCACTCTGAGGAAAATAATCAACCGTTTACGCAG ACATGGATTTGTACCGGCTGAGAGTGTGATGAATTTTCGCAAACAACTCGGCTGCGACACATTTCAAACCGATGAAAAAG ATCCAGAGGAGTTCATCACAGTCCTCTTTCAAAAGGTGCTTCACATGGAGCCATTGCTCAAACTCAG ATCAAAGCGTGAGACCTCTCAGGGAGCCTACACCTTCCAGATCTTTTTAGAAAAAGAGCAGATGGGACATATTCCCACTGTCCAACAACTTCTGGACACATCCTGCATGTCAGGTGACCTCAAGTTTGAAGAG GTGCCATCCTGTCTAATTGTACAGATGCCGAGGTTTGGAAACGCTTATAAGATGTTCTCTCACATCATTCCCACCACGGAGCTGGACATCACAGATCTTCTTTACAACT CTCCAAGAGAATGCTTTGTGTGTGGTCATCTGGCTCAGTACGAGTGTGTTCAGTGTCTGTCGGATCGCAAACTGCAGCCAGGAAGGATCAAACAGTACTGCACGACCTGCAACGCACAG gtgcACAGTCATCATGCACGACAGGGTCACTCCCCCAAAGCCTTTGAGGTTCCACCTAATGTAGCCTCTGACGCTCCTGTGCCGAGACACAAGATGCAGCTTTTTGCTGTGCTCTGCATTCAAACCAGCCACTATGTGTCCTTTGTCAAATATGGATCTGACGCTCGCTCCTGGCTCTTCTTTGACAGCATGGCAGACAGATGCG GCGACAATCAAAGTGGTTACAGCATTCCAAAGATCCAGGCTTGTCCTGAGCTGGGTGACTTCCTGACCCTGCAGGAGGAGGATCTGCTTCGGACCAGCCCCTCCCAGGCCCCTGAACTAGTGCGCAGACTGCTTTGTGACTCCTACATGTTTTTATACCACAACCCAGCTGGGTCACTTTCTACGACCAATCATCAGGAGCCTTAA